One region of Epilithonimonas zeae genomic DNA includes:
- a CDS encoding DUF3820 family protein has translation MNPNILKEICEVRMPFGKYKETILADLPISYLEWFIRNGGFPKGKLGMQLSTIYEIKLNGSMDLLKPLRH, from the coding sequence ATCAATCCGAATATCCTGAAAGAAATCTGTGAAGTCAGAATGCCTTTCGGAAAATATAAAGAAACAATTCTAGCCGATTTACCAATTTCCTACCTCGAATGGTTTATCAGAAACGGAGGCTTCCCAAAAGGAAAGTTAGGAATGCAACTCTCCACAATCTACGAGATCAAACTCAATGGATCAATGGATTTGCTAAAACCTCTCAGACATTAA
- a CDS encoding AI-2E family transporter — translation MSDSGKPIDSVVIKQIALILVICVLVGLICWNLALFIPAVLGAITLYIVCRKYNYYLIEEKNWKPWLSATVLMLASLIILILPVYFIVDMLVAKAGNAQVYMEKFNIFLEKIHQFVYQKVGFDILSKENITKVTNFAGTLSTKVLNTTVNTFTVITSMYFILYFMFVKARLFERIVARAMPFKRKNIQLLGDKFIKLVMANAIGIPVVALGQGVVALIGYWIFGCPSPMLLFALTAVASMLPVVGAAIVYVPVGIFMIAEGQTGPGVGILIYGLVIVGLTDNLLRFTLLKRLEDIHPLVTVFGIILGMNIFGFMGLIFGPILMSITVMLIQVYRDEFSEDDTPQLELPNQDIELENKTDLII, via the coding sequence ATGTCAGATTCCGGTAAACCAATAGATTCTGTTGTTATCAAACAGATTGCATTAATTCTTGTTATATGTGTTTTAGTTGGGTTAATTTGCTGGAATCTGGCATTGTTCATTCCTGCTGTTCTGGGAGCAATTACACTTTATATTGTTTGTAGAAAATACAATTATTATCTGATTGAAGAAAAAAACTGGAAACCGTGGTTATCGGCTACAGTTCTGATGTTAGCATCATTGATTATCCTGATTCTTCCCGTTTACTTTATCGTAGATATGCTGGTTGCAAAAGCAGGAAATGCGCAGGTTTATATGGAAAAATTCAATATTTTCCTGGAGAAGATTCATCAGTTTGTTTATCAGAAAGTAGGATTTGATATTTTGAGTAAAGAGAATATCACAAAAGTGACCAATTTTGCAGGAACACTTTCTACGAAAGTTTTGAATACTACCGTGAATACTTTCACTGTTATTACATCGATGTATTTCATTCTGTATTTTATGTTTGTAAAAGCCAGATTGTTTGAAAGAATCGTAGCCAGAGCAATGCCTTTTAAGAGAAAGAATATCCAGCTTTTAGGGGACAAATTCATAAAACTCGTAATGGCAAATGCGATCGGAATTCCGGTTGTTGCATTAGGACAAGGCGTTGTTGCCTTGATTGGTTATTGGATTTTCGGATGCCCAAGTCCAATGCTTTTATTTGCTTTAACAGCGGTTGCATCTATGTTACCAGTTGTAGGTGCAGCAATTGTTTATGTTCCGGTTGGGATTTTTATGATTGCTGAAGGGCAAACTGGCCCGGGCGTTGGGATTTTAATTTACGGATTGGTAATTGTTGGTTTAACAGATAATCTTCTGAGATTCACATTACTGAAAAGATTAGAAGACATCCATCCGCTAGTAACTGTTTTCGGGATTATTCTCGGGATGAATATCTTTGGCTTTATGGGATTGATTTTCGGTCCGATTCTAATGTCAATTACAGTAATGTTAATTCAGGTTTACAGAGACGAGTTTTCTGAGGATGATACTCCACAATTGGAACTTCCGAATCAGGATATTGAACTGGAAAATAAAACCGACTTAATCATATAA
- a CDS encoding beta-carotene 15,15'-monooxygenase, with product MDNFNEFNSSVPVPEREAGSIISHALEIFKNTFLYCFLAVVIYFLLSLLVQMLTGFDTQLFIEQARESNGNFGYADMIAAPGFAAYTGASFLITLLLTPVLVSLIYVANKSNFKQPIVVSDIFFAYRQNFINIFIYALITQIALTILLFMCVLPAVFVMPFFFLGYPILIFEKASAFDALKKSFDIVQNNYGTILLTALLAGLISIAGAVLCCVGIYLTIPFAYIAMYSTYCAYCGTPRQIEQYK from the coding sequence ATGGACAATTTTAATGAATTCAATTCTTCTGTGCCTGTGCCGGAAAGAGAGGCAGGAAGCATCATCTCTCACGCTTTAGAAATTTTTAAAAATACGTTTCTATATTGCTTTTTGGCAGTTGTTATTTATTTTTTACTAAGTCTTCTTGTTCAAATGCTGACAGGATTTGACACTCAACTTTTTATAGAACAAGCAAGAGAAAGTAATGGTAATTTTGGTTATGCAGATATGATTGCAGCGCCAGGTTTTGCAGCTTATACTGGTGCAAGTTTTTTGATAACACTTCTTCTGACACCTGTATTGGTAAGTTTGATCTATGTGGCTAATAAATCCAATTTTAAACAGCCCATTGTAGTTTCTGATATATTCTTTGCTTACAGACAGAACTTCATTAATATTTTCATTTATGCTTTAATTACTCAGATTGCTCTTACAATTCTACTTTTTATGTGTGTTTTGCCTGCGGTTTTTGTAATGCCTTTCTTTTTCCTTGGTTATCCAATTCTTATTTTTGAAAAGGCAAGTGCTTTTGATGCTTTGAAGAAGTCTTTTGATATTGTTCAAAATAATTATGGCACGATTTTACTTACCGCATTATTGGCTGGTCTTATCAGTATTGCCGGAGCTGTGCTATGTTGTGTTGGAATTTATCTTACAATTCCATTTGCATACATCGCAATGTATTCTACTTACTGTGCGTATTGCGGAACGCCAAGACAAATAGAACAATACAAATAA
- a CDS encoding aminodeoxychorismate synthase component I, protein MDELSGKKEPFFFLINFLMDEVRIFTKNEIKNKALLIDFHNITNINYQHATIPNFQWKSFPETLDEYQQGFEIVQENLRKGNSYLTNYTTKTEIETSLSLEDIFKFSKAKYKVLVPDEFVFFSPETFVEIVDNKIFTHPMKGTIDAEIEDAENILKNDPKEKAEHYTVVDLLRNDLSMVADNVQVKEFQRIDYIKTKQKNLLAMSSEIEGEIKPEYQNKIGTILQKLLPAGSILGAPKPKTLEIILEAEQYERGFYTGIAGYFDGKNLDSCVMIRFIEKENDQLFFKSGGGITHQSDLIREYEEMKNKIYVPIY, encoded by the coding sequence ATGGACGAGTTGTCAGGGAAAAAAGAACCATTCTTTTTTCTGATTAATTTTTTGATGGATGAAGTCAGAATATTCACAAAAAACGAAATTAAAAATAAAGCTTTGTTGATTGATTTTCATAATATTACGAACATCAATTATCAACACGCAACAATTCCCAACTTTCAATGGAAATCATTTCCGGAAACTTTAGATGAATATCAGCAAGGATTCGAAATTGTTCAGGAAAATCTCAGAAAAGGAAATTCTTATTTGACGAATTATACAACGAAAACAGAAATTGAAACAAGTTTAAGTTTAGAAGATATTTTCAAATTTTCAAAGGCAAAATATAAAGTTTTAGTTCCGGATGAATTCGTATTTTTCTCACCAGAAACTTTTGTAGAAATTGTTGACAACAAGATTTTTACGCATCCGATGAAAGGAACAATCGACGCCGAAATCGAGGATGCAGAAAATATTCTGAAAAATGACCCAAAAGAAAAAGCAGAACATTATACGGTTGTCGATTTGTTAAGGAATGATTTGAGTATGGTTGCGGACAATGTTCAGGTGAAAGAATTTCAAAGAATCGATTATATCAAAACCAAGCAGAAAAATCTCTTGGCAATGAGTTCCGAAATCGAAGGCGAAATCAAACCGGAATATCAAAATAAGATTGGAACCATTCTTCAAAAGTTGTTGCCGGCAGGTTCTATTTTGGGTGCACCAAAACCAAAAACTTTGGAAATCATTTTGGAAGCCGAACAATATGAAAGAGGATTTTATACAGGAATTGCGGGTTATTTTGACGGCAAAAACCTTGATTCCTGCGTAATGATACGTTTTATTGAAAAAGAGAACGACCAACTGTTTTTCAAAAGCGGAGGTGGAATTACCCATCAAAGTGACCTTATCCGCGAATATGAAGAAATGAAAAACAAAATCTATGTCCCGATTTATTGA
- a CDS encoding aminotransferase class IV — MSRFIESIKVEDQKIFLKELHQKRMNDTFSNLGKVCKIDIYSLFLNLEHDEDGLYKFRIEYDLENNFKTQIIPYAISELDDFELVIDNEIDYSFKSADRTQLQKLKDKSHADEVIIVKNNQITDTSYSNLLFLKDKTWFTPKSYLLNGVMRKNLLQSKEIKETEITLDNIKDFTHFQLINALNDFDDMFIYPIEKIINLPKEESDLEF, encoded by the coding sequence ATGTCCCGATTTATTGAAAGCATCAAAGTTGAAGACCAGAAAATTTTCCTGAAAGAACTTCATCAGAAAAGGATGAACGACACTTTTTCGAATTTAGGAAAAGTATGCAAAATTGATATTTACAGTTTATTCCTCAATCTGGAACACGATGAAGACGGACTTTACAAATTCCGAATCGAATATGATTTGGAAAACAATTTCAAAACACAGATTATTCCGTATGCGATTTCAGAATTAGATGATTTCGAATTGGTTATTGATAATGAAATCGACTATAGCTTTAAGTCTGCTGACAGGACTCAATTACAAAAACTGAAAGATAAAAGTCACGCAGATGAAGTCATTATTGTGAAAAATAACCAGATTACAGATACATCATATTCCAATCTTTTGTTCCTTAAAGATAAAACTTGGTTCACACCGAAAAGTTATCTTTTAAATGGTGTAATGAGGAAGAATCTTTTGCAATCAAAAGAAATCAAGGAAACAGAAATCACACTAGATAATATCAAAGATTTCACGCATTTTCAGTTGATCAATGCATTGAATGACTTCGATGATATGTTTATTTATCCGATTGAAAAAATCATTAATCTTCCGAAAGAAGAATCTGATTTGGAATTTTAA
- a CDS encoding DUF3307 domain-containing protein, translating into MVSDIDINRYKSKYLYLHILIHYLLIITLTGFKKEYLLPALILSLSHLVIDALTKLYLKYRVNGITNLIIDQALHLTSISVFVYYFHKYTIDYNEIFSIKNQILFVSVICITFVSSIVIKKIIEMFNYNITTSGIQDAGKYIGMLERAFVFLFVISNFWEGIGFLLAAKSIFRFGDLKDNNDIKLTEYILIGTLLSFGLAILIGEIYLKII; encoded by the coding sequence ATGGTAAGTGATATTGACATTAATCGATATAAATCGAAATATTTATATCTGCATATATTAATTCATTATCTGTTAATAATAACACTTACAGGATTTAAAAAAGAATATTTACTCCCTGCATTAATTTTGTCATTATCACACTTAGTAATTGATGCACTAACTAAACTTTACTTAAAATATAGAGTTAATGGCATTACAAATTTAATCATAGATCAAGCTTTACATCTAACATCAATTTCTGTATTTGTATATTATTTCCACAAGTATACAATAGATTATAATGAAATATTTAGTATAAAGAATCAAATACTATTCGTGTCAGTAATATGTATAACTTTTGTTTCTTCAATCGTCATAAAGAAAATAATCGAAATGTTTAATTATAATATTACAACTTCTGGAATACAAGATGCTGGTAAATATATTGGAATGCTAGAAAGAGCATTTGTGTTTCTATTTGTAATAAGCAATTTTTGGGAAGGAATAGGCTTTTTATTAGCAGCAAAGTCAATATTCAGATTTGGGGATTTAAAGGATAACAATGATATCAAGTTAACAGAATATATACTTATAGGAACATTGTTAAGCTTCGGTTTAGCAATATTAATTGGTGAGATATATCTTAAAATAATTTAA
- a CDS encoding SatD family protein — MIAVLTGDIINSRKVNSEEWLPKLKEYLNKITTNDEEWEIYRGDSFQVQINIERALEITISIKALIKTNSKIDVRISIGIGDISFNGKKVIESYGSAFINSGEAFEKLKNNTLIIKTPFEEIDEYFNPIFKLLSFIIDNWKPVTSETIFYSLINKNLMQKEVAERLKKDKTTVNRALKRGAYDEILEIIHLFNKKISECLD, encoded by the coding sequence ATGATTGCAGTATTAACAGGAGATATAATAAATTCAAGAAAAGTCAATTCTGAAGAGTGGCTACCTAAGCTTAAAGAGTACTTGAATAAAATTACGACTAATGATGAAGAGTGGGAAATATATAGGGGCGATAGTTTTCAAGTTCAAATAAATATTGAAAGAGCTTTGGAAATAACAATATCTATAAAAGCGTTAATAAAAACGAATTCAAAAATAGATGTAAGAATTTCAATTGGAATTGGAGATATATCATTTAATGGCAAAAAAGTTATAGAATCTTATGGTTCTGCTTTTATAAATTCGGGAGAAGCCTTTGAAAAATTAAAAAATAATACTCTTATAATTAAAACTCCATTTGAGGAAATAGATGAATATTTTAATCCTATTTTTAAACTGCTAAGTTTTATAATTGATAATTGGAAACCTGTTACTTCTGAAACCATTTTTTATTCCCTAATAAATAAGAATTTAATGCAAAAAGAAGTTGCTGAACGACTTAAAAAAGATAAAACAACAGTAAATAGAGCCTTAAAAAGAGGAGCTTATGATGAAATTCTTGAAATTATCCACTTATTTAATAAAAAAATATCTGAATGTCTCGATTAA
- the menD gene encoding 2-succinyl-5-enolpyruvyl-6-hydroxy-3-cyclohexene-1-carboxylic-acid synthase, producing MKQYSAKRSIQILAHILEQYGIDKIIISPGSRNAPLAIHFSEIDAFQCYSIVDERAAAFVGLGISKSIKKPVAITCTSGSAAANYYPAVVEAFYQNVPLLVLTADRPADFVDIFDGQTIRQKNIFQQHSYGDFELLEDEKDGVDDYNFETIKKAVELCIEKSGPVHINIPLTEPLYNLLEELPVMPAVEKTIQKKNYELPSNLVADWHTSKRIMILAGTLSPNPELEAQLSQLVKNHTVVVLTEMNSNLQHDKFFAHIDRYITDFSEEDYHTYAPDLLITIGQNVVSKRVKQFLRKAKPKQHWHIDEYWQPDTYFVLSQKIETKPEVFFSKLLKSINLEPRAYFNLWDVLKDKKDAKHEEYLNKAPFSDFYLFNQLSNHIPENYRVHFSNSSAIRYAQLFEYQKYDVYCNRGTSGIDGCTSTAMGFAMMEDEPTILITGDLSFFYDINGLWNQYIPPYTRIVIFNNGEGNIFKIIPGPSGTNALDEFIATQHHRNAELLAKNFGFDYTRVEDEISLDRVLPNYFKPDSKPKILEVMTSESNNADILKQYFEALKYP from the coding sequence ATGAAGCAATATTCCGCAAAACGCAGCATCCAGATTCTCGCACATATTCTTGAACAATACGGCATCGATAAAATCATCATTTCTCCAGGTTCCAGAAACGCACCTTTGGCGATTCATTTTTCTGAGATTGATGCTTTCCAATGTTACAGTATTGTGGACGAAAGAGCTGCTGCATTTGTAGGTTTAGGAATTTCAAAATCTATTAAAAAACCTGTTGCTATTACGTGCACAAGCGGTTCTGCTGCAGCTAATTATTATCCAGCGGTTGTAGAAGCGTTTTATCAGAATGTCCCGCTTTTGGTATTGACAGCAGACCGACCTGCGGATTTTGTTGATATTTTTGACGGGCAGACGATTCGTCAAAAAAATATTTTCCAGCAGCATTCTTACGGCGATTTCGAATTATTGGAAGATGAAAAGGACGGTGTTGATGATTATAATTTCGAGACGATTAAAAAAGCGGTTGAACTTTGCATCGAAAAAAGCGGGCCGGTTCATATCAATATTCCTTTGACAGAACCTCTCTACAATTTGCTGGAAGAGTTGCCTGTAATGCCGGCTGTTGAGAAAACAATTCAGAAAAAGAATTATGAATTACCATCCAATCTTGTTGCAGATTGGCATACTTCCAAGAGAATTATGATTCTTGCAGGAACGTTGTCCCCAAATCCAGAATTGGAAGCTCAACTTTCGCAATTAGTTAAAAATCACACCGTTGTTGTTTTGACGGAAATGAATTCCAATCTTCAGCACGACAAATTTTTCGCTCATATCGACCGTTACATTACTGATTTTTCTGAGGAAGATTATCATACTTACGCGCCGGATTTGTTAATTACCATCGGGCAGAATGTGGTTTCCAAAAGAGTGAAGCAATTCCTAAGAAAAGCCAAACCAAAGCAGCATTGGCATATTGATGAATATTGGCAGCCTGATACATACTTTGTTCTGAGTCAAAAGATTGAAACAAAACCAGAAGTCTTCTTTTCTAAATTATTGAAATCTATCAATCTGGAACCCAGAGCTTATTTCAACCTTTGGGATGTTCTGAAAGATAAAAAAGATGCAAAGCACGAAGAATATCTCAACAAAGCACCTTTTTCAGACTTTTATCTTTTCAATCAATTATCCAATCATATTCCTGAAAATTACAGAGTTCATTTCTCTAATTCTTCGGCAATCCGATATGCGCAATTATTTGAATATCAGAAATATGATGTGTACTGCAACCGCGGAACCAGCGGCATCGACGGTTGTACTTCTACTGCGATGGGATTTGCAATGATGGAGGATGAACCAACGATTCTGATTACCGGCGATTTATCGTTTTTCTATGATATCAACGGACTTTGGAATCAGTATATTCCACCTTATACGAGAATTGTGATTTTCAACAATGGGGAAGGCAATATTTTCAAAATCATTCCTGGACCAAGCGGAACTAATGCTTTGGACGAATTTATCGCCACTCAACATCACAGAAATGCAGAATTATTAGCAAAGAATTTTGGATTTGATTATACCCGAGTTGAAGATGAGATTTCTCTTGACCGCGTTTTACCCAATTATTTCAAGCCGGATTCAAAACCGAAAATCCTGGAAGTCATGACTTCGGAATCTAATAATGCGGATATTTTGAAGCAGTATTTTGAAGCTTTGAAATATCCATAA
- a CDS encoding PA0069 family radical SAM protein gives MSDLIPKGQGAQRNVINRFDRYTFEPEDYELDKIKTQVTEVFPKTIINVIKSPDLPMDYSMNPYQGCEHGCSYCFARPTHEFWGYSAGIDFERKLMVKKNAPELLEKTFQKKSYIPKPIMLSGNTDCYQPIERQFEITRKLLQVCLDYRHPVSIITKNAMILRDLDILEKMAEKNLISVNMSIPTLNEDLRRVMEPRTSTAKNKLKAIEVLSGKNIPVNVMIAPVIPALTSDESLFIMKSVSEAGAKSCGYTLVRLNDTVEPVFVQWLEAHFPDRKDKVLNLIRSMRGGNLGEKRFYERYKGEGNIAEMIHKTFEIGKKKFFNNRERAVLTTEHFTGSRTQQLRLF, from the coding sequence ATGTCAGATTTAATTCCAAAAGGTCAGGGCGCACAACGCAACGTCATCAACCGATTCGACAGATATACTTTCGAGCCGGAAGACTATGAATTGGACAAAATCAAGACTCAGGTGACAGAAGTTTTTCCGAAGACAATAATCAATGTTATAAAAAGTCCTGACTTGCCTATGGATTATTCGATGAATCCGTACCAAGGTTGTGAACACGGCTGTTCCTATTGTTTTGCAAGACCAACTCACGAATTTTGGGGTTATAGCGCAGGAATTGATTTTGAAAGAAAATTAATGGTCAAGAAAAATGCGCCGGAACTTCTTGAAAAAACATTTCAGAAAAAATCTTACATACCAAAACCGATTATGCTTTCCGGAAATACGGATTGTTACCAACCAATTGAAAGACAATTCGAAATCACCAGAAAACTGCTTCAGGTTTGTTTGGATTACAGACATCCGGTTTCCATTATCACCAAAAACGCTATGATTCTGAGAGACTTAGATATTCTTGAAAAGATGGCAGAGAAAAATCTGATTTCTGTGAATATGAGTATTCCAACTTTGAACGAAGATTTGAGAAGAGTAATGGAACCCAGAACTTCTACAGCCAAAAACAAACTGAAAGCGATTGAAGTTTTATCCGGGAAAAATATTCCTGTGAATGTGATGATTGCGCCCGTGATTCCTGCTTTGACAAGTGACGAAAGCCTTTTTATAATGAAATCTGTTTCTGAAGCCGGCGCAAAAAGTTGCGGTTATACTCTTGTCAGACTGAATGATACTGTTGAACCGGTTTTTGTCCAGTGGCTAGAAGCACATTTCCCAGACAGAAAAGACAAAGTCCTGAATCTCATACGCTCGATGCGTGGCGGAAATCTTGGAGAAAAAAGATTTTACGAAAGATATAAAGGCGAGGGAAATATTGCAGAAATGATTCATAAAACTTTCGAAATTGGAAAGAAGAAATTTTTTAATAATCGAGAAAGAGCCGTTTTAACAACTGAACATTTTACAGGAAGCAGAACGCAACAATTGCGATTGTTTTAG
- a CDS encoding 2TM domain-containing protein: protein MKRKNIISLFWVGFGVNLFFFIVDTDEKTVENFFYGLLICLMYSLFIGVSNGLTNEFLNKKFPWAEQTRTRTIFGIIALVIVNVVVSYVCGYLNFVVIQKTATTEAFFSGKYNFINWFTINIALMISAFLHAKGFMEELKKNTKKEVVEQKLIAKSANAQFESLKNQLDPHFLFNSLNVLTALIDENPEQAQKFTTSMSKIYRYVLEQKDKEMVKVEDEIEFAKIYCNLLKTRFEDSVNFTFDVNNDDLQKFVVPLSLQLLLENCIKHNFATSSKPLNIRIFTEGKFLCIENNLQVREQLKESAGIGLANIVQRYALLTKENVFIEKSEQTFKVKIPILIEKNSQTMATYTSETTENVAYERAVKRVKELKGFYGNLISYCVVIPFLVIINLLTSPEQIWFYWPMLGWGIGLLAHGMTVFAIGKNWEEKKIREIMNNQKSI from the coding sequence ATGAAAAGAAAAAATATCATATCACTGTTCTGGGTCGGTTTCGGCGTTAACCTTTTTTTCTTCATCGTGGATACAGATGAGAAGACAGTGGAGAACTTTTTCTACGGATTATTGATTTGTTTGATGTACTCATTATTCATCGGAGTTAGTAATGGATTGACGAACGAGTTTTTGAACAAAAAATTCCCTTGGGCGGAACAAACCAGAACTCGAACCATTTTTGGAATCATTGCTTTGGTTATTGTGAATGTTGTAGTAAGTTATGTATGTGGTTATCTCAATTTTGTAGTGATTCAGAAAACGGCGACAACGGAAGCTTTCTTCTCTGGAAAATATAACTTTATCAATTGGTTCACCATTAATATTGCTTTGATGATTTCGGCTTTTCTTCACGCCAAAGGCTTTATGGAAGAGCTGAAAAAAAACACCAAGAAAGAAGTCGTAGAACAAAAACTGATTGCAAAATCTGCCAACGCCCAATTCGAATCGTTGAAGAATCAATTGGACCCACATTTTCTTTTCAATTCTTTGAACGTTTTAACCGCTTTGATTGATGAAAATCCTGAACAGGCGCAGAAATTCACGACATCGATGTCCAAGATTTACCGTTATGTTCTGGAACAGAAAGACAAAGAAATGGTAAAAGTAGAAGATGAGATAGAATTTGCTAAAATCTATTGCAATCTTTTGAAAACCAGATTCGAGGATAGTGTGAATTTCACTTTTGATGTTAATAATGATGATTTACAAAAATTCGTGGTTCCACTTTCTTTACAATTATTATTAGAAAACTGTATCAAGCATAATTTCGCAACCTCATCAAAACCATTGAATATCAGAATCTTCACGGAAGGAAAGTTTCTCTGCATCGAGAATAATCTCCAAGTGAGAGAACAACTGAAAGAAAGTGCGGGAATTGGTTTAGCCAACATCGTTCAGCGTTATGCACTACTTACTAAAGAAAATGTATTCATAGAAAAATCAGAACAAACTTTTAAAGTCAAAATACCCATATTAATCGAAAAAAATTCTCAGACAATGGCAACTTATACTTCAGAAACTACAGAAAATGTCGCTTACGAAAGAGCGGTAAAAAGAGTAAAAGAACTGAAAGGATTCTACGGAAACTTAATCTCTTATTGCGTCGTGATTCCTTTTTTAGTAATCATCAATCTATTGACTTCGCCTGAACAAATTTGGTTTTACTGGCCAATGTTAGGCTGGGGAATCGGACTTCTGGCGCACGGAATGACCGTCTTCGCCATCGGTAAAAATTGGGAAGAAAAAAAGATTCGAGAAATAATGAATAATCAGAAATCAATTTAA
- a CDS encoding 2TM domain-containing protein, whose translation MEHINKENPRYAMAVERVQKIKKFYTGILVFAIVFMVVYGVRFFKNGFPQNLGELHVSWIFIIWGLILAIKGAKLFLFNSDWENDMINKEIKKQNNGNY comes from the coding sequence ATGGAACATATTAATAAAGAGAATCCACGTTATGCAATGGCTGTGGAAAGAGTACAAAAAATCAAAAAATTCTATACCGGAATTCTGGTTTTCGCAATCGTGTTTATGGTTGTTTACGGCGTCAGATTTTTCAAAAACGGATTTCCGCAGAACCTTGGTGAGTTGCACGTATCGTGGATTTTCATTATCTGGGGATTGATTCTGGCCATCAAAGGTGCAAAACTGTTTTTGTTCAACTCCGATTGGGAGAATGATATGATTAACAAAGAAATCAAAAAACAAAACAATGGAAATTATTAA
- a CDS encoding 2TM domain-containing protein: MEIINDKNDIQYREAVRKVKRLKSFYTHLTIYVLVNLFLIFANWSEIRDEHSIWSWQIWAVPVFWGIGLIAQAIGVFCPGFFFGKDWEDKKIKELTEKYK, translated from the coding sequence ATGGAAATTATTAACGATAAAAACGATATCCAATATCGTGAAGCCGTAAGAAAAGTAAAACGTCTGAAAAGCTTTTACACCCATTTGACAATCTATGTTTTGGTAAATCTATTTCTTATTTTTGCCAACTGGAGCGAAATTCGTGATGAACATAGCATTTGGAGTTGGCAGATTTGGGCAGTTCCGGTTTTTTGGGGAATCGGATTGATAGCACAAGCTATAGGAGTTTTCTGTCCGGGTTTCTTCTTCGGAAAAGATTGGGAAGACAAGAAAATCAAGGAATTGACAGAGAAATATAAATAA